A single Pan troglodytes isolate AG18354 chromosome X, NHGRI_mPanTro3-v2.0_pri, whole genome shotgun sequence DNA region contains:
- the GSPT2 gene encoding eukaryotic peptide chain release factor GTP-binding subunit ERF3B, with product MALEESWEHSKEVSEAEPGGGSSGDSGPPEESGQEMMEEKEEIRKSKSVIVPSGAPKKEHVNVVFIGHVDAGKSTIGGQIMFLTGMVDKRTLEKYEREAKEKNRETWYLSWALDTNQEERDKGKTVEVGRAYFETERKHFTILDAPGHKSFVPNMIGGASQADLAVLVISARKGEFETGFEKGGQTREHAMLAKTAGVKHLIVLINKMDDPTVNWSIERYEECKEKLVPFLKKVGFSPKKDIHFMPCSGLTGANIKEQSDFCPWYTGLPFIPYLDNLPNFNRSIDGPIRLPIVDKYKDMGTVVLGKLESGSIFKGQQLVMMPNKHNVEVLGILSDDTETDFVAPGENLKIRLKGIEEEEILPGFILCDPSNLCHSGRTFDVQIVIIEHKSIICPGYNAVLHIHTCIEEVEITALISLVDKKSGEKSKTRPRFVKQDQVCIARLRTAGTICLETFKDFPQMGRFTLRDEGKTIAIGKVLKLVPEKD from the coding sequence ATGGCCCTAGAAGAATCATGGGAGCACAGTAAAGAAGTAAGTGAAGCCGAGCCTGGGGGTGGTTCCTCGGGAGATTCAGGGCCCCCAGAAGAAAGTGGCCAGGAAATGatggaggaaaaagaggaaataagaaaatCCAAATCTGTGATCGTACCCTCAGGTGCACCTAAGAAAGAACACGTAAATGTAGTATTCATTGGCCATGTAGACGCTGGCAAGTCAACCATCGGAGGACAGATAATGTTTTTGACTGGAATGGTTGACAAAAGAACACTGGAGAAATATGAAAGAGAAGctaaggaaaaaaacagagaaacctGGTATTTGTCCTGGGCCTTAGATACAAATCAGGAGGAACGAGACAAGGGTAAAACAGTCGAAGTGGGTCGTGCCTATTttgaaacagaaaggaaacatTTCACAATTTTAGATGCCCCTGGCCACAAGAGTTTTGTCCCAAATATGATTGGTGGTGCTTCTCAAGCTGATTTGGCTGTGCTGGTCATCTCTGCCAGGAAAGGAGAGTTTGAAACTGGATTTGAAAAAGGTGGACAGACAAGAGAACATGCGATGTTGGCAAAAACGGCAGGGGTAAAACATTTAATAGTGCTTATTAATAAGATGGATGATCCCACAGTAAATTGGAGCATCGAGAGATATGAAGAATGTAAAGAAAAACTGGTGCCCTTTTTGAAAAAAGTAGGCTTCAGTCCAAAAAAGGACATTCACTTTATGCCCTGCTCAGGACTGACCGGAGCAAATATTAAAGAGCAGTCAGATTTCTGCCCTTGGTACACTGGATTACCATTTATTCCGTATTTGGATAACTTGCCAAACTTCAACAGATCAATTGATGGACCAATAAGACTGCCAATTGTGGATAAGTACAAAGATATGGGCACTGTGGTCCTGGGAAAGCTGGAATCCGGGTCCATTTTTAAAGGCCAGCAGCTCGTGATGATGCCAAACAAGCACAATGTAGAAGTTCTTGGAATACTTTCTGATGATACTGAAACTGATTTTGTAGCCCCAGGTGAAAACCTCAAAATCAGACTGAAGGGAATTGAAGAAGAAGAGATTCTTCCAGGATTCATACTTTGTGATCCTAGTAACCTCTGCCATTCTGGACGCACGTTTGATGTTCAGATAGTGATTATTGAGCACAAATCCATCATCTGCCCAGGTTATAATGCGGTGCTGCACATTCATACTTGTATTGAGGAAGTTGAGATAACAGCGTTAATCTCCTTGGTAGACAAAAAATCAGGAGAAAAAAGTAAGACACGACCCCGCTTCGTGAAACAAGATCAAGTATGCATTGCTCGTTTAAGGACAGCAGGAACCATCTGCCTCGAGACGTTCAAAGATTTTCCTCAGATGGGTCGTTTTACTTTAAGAGATGAGGGTAAGACCATTGCAATTGGAAAAGTTCTGAAACTGGTCCCGGAGAAGGACTAA